The genomic window ggcggcggcggtggagccaagaagcggcgaggtggtggcgcgCCGGCGGTGCTGATGGAGGGGTCACGGTGCAGCCGCGTGAACGGGCGAGGGTGGCGGTGCAGCCAGCCGACGCTCGTCGGCTACGCGCTCTGCGAGCACCACCTCGGCAAGGGAAGGATGCGGagcgtcaccggcggcggcgggggacgcggcggcgccagccagcTCGGCCGCACCGagcaccggccgccggcgacggcgaggaaccccgccgccgcggcggcgccgccgcccaaggCCGACGAGCCAGGCCCGAATCATATCGCGCATCATTAATGCGACGCAACGAATTCCTTCCTATTTGGGGGTGCACATTTTGGCCGCCGGCGATGTGAATTCTTGCCGCATTTTTGCGGTGGCCTTTTCAACTGTCGGTCGGTGGTAGCACGAGCAGCAGGACCTGGATTTTCACCGTGATTTTCCGAGTAAATAGTGGCAGGAGCCATCGGCCATGCAGAAAAAGATTGTCACTTGCACGTACGATTGCAcctgagagagaaaagagaatgggtatccaccaccacccacccaAGCCTGCATAAATAATTGTTGCCGTGGTTGGTGCAATTCAGATggggtgaaagaaaaaaaacagtacgGATCTTTGGAGGGGGGCCTTCTCCCTTCTGGTCGTAAAATCCGGTGAGATGGTTAACAAATCCAGAGTAattttgcccccccccccctcctccccccaaaaaaaatatattccatgTATGGCTGCACCGAATGCGCGCTACGTAGACGGTGCGAGAAAACCGAGGTGGGTGCGCAGTGACGCAAAAGACAAAACTGCACCGCAccaccggtggcggcggggtaGTGGGGGCATTCCGCCGTCGCGGAATCTCCAACGCGGCCGTGTAGTGTGTACCATGGCACCGCACCCAAACGTGGCGGCCCGTGTAGTACTAGATTACTAGTGTACTACTACCTCTCCGCGAGGTGATGGGCGGGCAGGCTGGGCTACCTCTTTCTTGGGTGGAGTAGGCCGTGCTGCGGTGGGGCGAGCGATGGGCTGTGTGTTGTAGGCTGGGGGAGAATTGGGCTGTTTGGGCCAGATCATCACCTATTAGTTTCCCCGTTCACATGATCTTTGAGAAATGTCTAATGTGAGTCCGTCAAATAGCTCGAATTTGATTGGGAATAGCCTATTAGTTCCCTCGTTCACGTGATCTTTCGAAAATGTCTAATGTGGGTCCCTCAAATATAGCTCTAATCTAATCGGAATAGTATTGAATCATTGATGGCTATTTTTACTGGCATAGCGTCTATTTATCCTACATAACAGTTACATCTACATGACGTTTACGTGGCATTACAAACttaatgggacccacatgtcagtagcAGTTctacaaaaaaaacaaaataatatatgaGGCCCACATATTAGTcatataaaaaagtaaaaaatattatgGGACCTACTTGTCAGTGGTACTTCAGCCGTTCTGCTCAGGGCGATAGCAACCACGTCCATTACGCTATGCTGCGGTGTGTGGCGGGGATAGACGCACCACGTCCGCTATGCACCAACGTTTGTGGAGCTTTATCCGAGGATTAGGATCTCGTTCTCTGTGCAGAAGCGCCAGGAAAAGATCATCGCCTCAATgttcttgccttttttttcttcttttgttagAGCTCGGATTTGTCTACCCCTTTACTTTTGGAGAGTCTAGATGTAGAGATTTCTATGATTATTTCCCCGAATCCTGATCTATGATTCTTTCCATCAGTTTTTAGAAGGTTATAGATATCACTATTTTAGTTCACATTTGAGAAAGTTCTTCATTCCTCCCTTCTTAACTTTTTCACTTTTTCTGGTGCATTGTAAATGTCTCTTTTTTCTTACCATCAGTAATTCCTAGATCTATCTTAAATTTTAAGGGTGCCACGTGGTCCAAGGATAAGCCGGCAAAATTGCCAACTTaaaaagatagatagatacaagGGTGCAAGCGGGTAGGCCGAGTTGGGTCGTCCTTTCCAATTGCAAACTTGCAATCTTCAATACGTTTTACAACATTCGAGGAGGAAAGGATTAAACCACCAGTAACAATTTCATAACAGAGAACTATCTGAAAAGCCTCTTTCCTAGTCAATtgacttttctttttcatctacAGTTTTTAGGGAACTTCTTTTCCCTTTTATGTACATCCGCTGTCTTCTACATCTCATTTTATACGGGAGGAAACACAAATTAGTGAACCTGCACAAAACCGACAAGACCAAAACTAACAGCCTACTTCCCCCACACAAGAAATAGTGGAATGGCTAAAGTCCGCTATGCACATCCAAGTATCAAACTATGCATACGCCGATTGTGCACATGGCGCTATATGACGTCCGACTATGCATACCCCGTAGATCGTGATTGTACAACCGAAAATTGCCGACTTGATTTCTATTGCAACCTTTGCATCTCAGCTCTCTTCAGTCGCCTTTTCCGATACCTCCATGCGACTTGGATGCGATTTGCTGCAAGGTTCTTCCAGTAAGGTGATTCATACCTGTTTTTCATGTTCACGAAAGCATCAGTGAACAGAGTAAGTTCGGGTCATGGGAATATGATATCCTCCAGGCTCCAGCTTCACtaattgaaaaattcaaaattcctAGGTGATACAATAGACTGCGCATCTGAGGAGTGCCTTTATGctgtgtatgtgtgtgttaCGTATGTGATATCATtaaattcatatttgaaaatACCTTTGTACGATATTCATTTCATAGTCGTTGGTAATATTTGCAAAAGAACTAATGGTCAAAGTTCTATGTTGAAGACCGTGTCAAAGCTTATATGCCCTATATTTTTAAATGGAGAGAGCAATGCTCATCCATCACATAAGTCATGCACAAATAATTGCACAGAGGAGCATATAAGCAGCTCACAAAACATTTTCATTAATAAACTACATCTGTTTCACCTTATATGTTTATATCCCACCATGTGCCTATATCTatgaagtaaaaaaataaaattaagaaaaagttAACAAGGAAACATGACGACACCGCCATAATATGACCTAATTATGTCTTTCAAAGAATCTAGTTAGGGCAAAGAATAAAAAAGTCTAAAATAACTACACACTCCACGTgttttgatttgaaaaaaaagtcaatttgTGAACTTTGACTAATGATTATTCAAATTATAAGTGTATTTGCTGTATAAAATTATActtcctctatcccaaaataagaTAATTTTTGCCCCCCTCCcgtttgtcccaaaataagttcattttgaaGCAATCGTTGCATTGGAATTTGTAAAAGTAAGGGACAAATGCATTGAAAGTAGATAAAGTGAAAAACAATTACatgggatttgataaagtgtGGGTATTCTAGTCCTTTTGCTTTTGCATTGATGCACGTGggatgggtgaaaaatgaacttattttgtgATGGAAGTAGTAGTACAAGTATATTATATTTCAAATACTTTCACAAAATGTTAGTTTTATAGATATCAGGAATATACTGTCAAAGTGTGACCTTAAgagttttatcaattaaaatacaCCCTATAAAATTCTACAGAGGTGGTAAGTCTTAGTCTCCTCAAtggataaatattttgaaaggTTATTTGCTGGAAAACAGACAAATATACTTGGGAGAAATAAATACACTTTTCACACATTTCCTGTCACACATCGATAATAGAACTTGAAATTATGTAGGAGTAAATCTTCGATTTGATTTATTGCTTAGATTAATTTGGGTTTTTCTCAACCTaaatacctaatactagtagttAACTATATTGTTTTGTGATTCATAAAATAAAGGTGTGATTTGCTCGGGTATTTTCTTACCTGATTGTACCTAGCACAAGTGGATTGCGCAAGAATCTTGAAAATTGTGAAGTCACTTCTTCTAGATCACGTGCTCGCAGTACAAAAGCTTCAACATTTGTTAAACATCTGACAGTACGTATGGCGACCAAACGCATGCCATGCAACTTGATCTTCCCACCATCTGATACAGTAGGATGGTAGCATTTTAGATGACATAATAAAGGGAAAGATCAGAAGGCACGAGCAGTCAAGAAAGCATAACATTTGCAGACCTCGGTTCACTGAAGATTGCTCCAAGTACCAGGAAAGGAGTTCCTCACCACAAACATCTCCTTCTTGCAAGGGAGACTTATTTCCATCTGCACTGATGCTTTCCAATCTACCCCTGACTATAAAAACCATCTTTTCAACAGGACCACCCTGATAAAGAATGTCACTTCCTGTAATATACAAGTTCTGCCTTAGCTTGTCACAAATTGCATCCCAGGTTGCATTGTCCATCAGGTTAAACAGCCGGACCTAAAATAGGTGGTGAAAGAAGGAAAGTGCAAGTTAAAGTCACCTCAAGTTCCAAAACATAATTGCATAGAAATTTTTCATGATATGCAAAAATGACAAAGTAGTTGAACATAAAACATATTCGGTGCAACTGGACTTGGAACTATGCCAGCACAGTGCATTGGCATTATGAGATCAACTAAATGATGGCACAGCAACCCCAATTATATAGGCAACAGAACTTATTCTGATTCTGATAACAAGTATGCAGCCACGCAGTACTATATAGTGCAGGGGCTGTAATGGATTGGTGGTGGCGTATCAttattcttaaaagaaaaacagagtcgcATATCAttattcttaaaagaaaaacagagctCTCACAAGAAAAAGGAAGGCAAAACAGAGGAAATCGTTAAGCATATACACATCGCAAAAATTGCTGTTTCCTTTCATAAAgcaaaattcaaaagaaaacatCCACACAGAACCGAAATTTTACACCTGTACCACCTAGATTAACTTGGTCTACAGGAAGTTTGTTTTCAGTCCTTTCCTGTGTAAGGATCTACTGAGTAAAACCACTACCAGtattcattcaaaaaaaaaaaccactacCAGTAACAGGAACTCATACCGGTACCTAGTAAAGTTGTCACTACATGAATAATTATCTGAAAGACAAGAAGCAATTGCGAACGGGGATATGTCCAGGCTATCAGGACAACTTGcattaataattaaaatatgcaCCTACCCAGTGTCAAGTGTCAACTAATTAAAGATGGAAAGGAAAAAACAGTTGCAAAGACACAATCAACAAACCTTCTTAAGGAACCCAAAGAAATGGCGGCGTATGCCCCTTTGAATATCTTCTGGCAAATTGCTCAAAAGCTCTTCTTCATTCACTCCTCTAGTAGCTACCCAGCTGAACCTCTCGGCAGATCTAACCCTCCTGCACACCCACAAAGCTTTAGGCATTCTCACCTTGCGGCATAGAAATTTGGGGTTTGTTACTGATGTGTTACTACTTACTACAGCTTGTTGATAACAAAACATTTTACTAGTACTAACACGAAGAAAAAATGGTACTATCTTCACTCACGAATAAAAGTCAGATTTACTAACCATTTATATCTTCTGCTTGCAATATTAGCCATTCTACATTATCaagatatgtatgcatataattCCAGCATTTATCTCTAATACTCATCCATTCCCCCTTGTTCAAAATTGTTACTAAAACAACGTGATGGTAGCAGTTTTCTCCATTTCGATTCTTAGTCACATTTTAAATTGGATTGAAGTTCATTTTACCCCACTGAAGGCCTGAAACCGGACATTTCACTAGGTAAACAGATCTAGGAGAACATTTATATCCTTTTCAGGTAATATGATGTTTACTTCTTTAATAATGTGAaaggaaagaaaattttaaaaaaggtcAGTTTCCTCATATCTCAGTTGTTTGATTTGGAAGATATAAGACCTTCTCAGATCTTCTGGCAGCCGCCTATGGCTCATCCACTGTTCAACATCACGCCTTCTTAATTGCATCTCTAGtctcctgcaaaaaaaaaacatatacccTTTGGAACATTAGTTATCAGACTTCATTAGGAAAAGGCACTACCAGAGTGCCGCACAGTTTCTATTATTCAAACTGATTGTTGTTGCTATTTGTGTTCTCTTCAATTCTGTGCATATGTGTAACATCatttacatgtatatatactaaaCTCATTGGCATCTCATCAGTACAATTCATATAGGATAAACTTGTGGTACAACTGCACACCTTTTTCCAAGAGCTTGGAGAAAATTCTGCATGGACCCTACGAGTAATGCGAAAAGCAACAACCCCAGTCCAATAATAGCCATAGTGAATATTACTTCCCATACAAAGTAACTTGGGATCAAATTGCCAGCTAGTGTACTAATTTGCTGCATCAGATAAttgaagaaaatagaaaagatagTAAGGTCAGTAAAGGCATATAAAAGATAAAAAGCTGGACCAGAAGTACAACAGTGGCCCACTGCTTTGGGTAAAAAAAGGGAGTAGATATTTAGGAAGGAGGTTGGAATCTTTCCTCCTTTCCATATACAGCTGGATACTACTGGTTAAAAATGTAACACGacagaaaaaaacatatttagtTGTTTTAGTTGAATTAAGAGTGGATAATGGATACCCATACAATGACCCACTCCTAACTATATGGATAAAAGACAACAAATTCATCTTATAAGAAGAAATTAAGTTACCTGAAACCCCCAAAAGAGCGAATATATATAACGCTTAAGTCCAGGTTCTGTGGTTAGCAACACTGCCTGTTGGTAGATGCCATAAGGGAAATTACCGGTTTTAGTATCAAAACAGCCAGTTAAGTCTGAGTTGTTCAACCAATTGTTCCTATTTATTCCAGTAATTCCACAATCTGTACAATTATTACACAACGCTTTTGATATGTTTGATGCAGCACAAGAATCCCGTAGACATTGATTAACCCTCTGCAACAAAACATGAATGAAAAtgagatatattttttatatatacttgGTAGCTTCAACAATATTCTGACTACAGCTTTTTCAATCATCGAATCAAACAAGAAAACAAGTCAGTAAAGTGGACAATCATGCAAATGAGAATGTAATTAACTGAGTCTAAATAAagtttctattatctaaaaaaaatgcaaatgaGAATATATCCCAGGTGAACATTTTTAGTTGAATGTTGAGTGAAAACAGGTATGATATTGTAACACCCTGAGTCCCCAACCTTTGGTGTTGCATGGTCAATTTATACTGTAATCCAGTACCTGTTAGCCCAGATCATAGCAGAAATGTAACATTGATAAATCAACTTTATGTCCAACATGCTAATGACAACTCCAaataattggaaaaagaaaaaaatcttgaAAAAGATAACAGAACCTACTGATAGGCAACAAAATATATGGTTCCAAATCTGGGGAATTACAGACCTGCCTTTCTGAATCCAATCTGAACGGGCTTGGGTGGTTGGGAAATATCTGATTAATTGCGCCCATAGCTATATACCATATGGAATTGTCATTAAAGAAGAGACTTACTTGTAGTCCGAAGAGGTACCAACATGAACCAACGACATGCCCAGCCAAAACAAACATTAGAAGATTGATCACAAAGGTAGACCATGCTGACTCAAAAATGAATCCATTTGTAGATTGACCACCAAGCAGTGGCACAAATCTTATAATACGTGGTACATACTGAAGAAGAACTGTAGCACGCAACAAGTTTTTTGCATAGTTTGCACTTGATAACCCCACATATTTAGGGATAACTAGCAATATCATCACCTGAATCAAGGAGGAATGGAATCATCAAAGATATACATATAGGACAAAAGTAATTTCTGAAAAACAGGACAGTCTCTTTCAGATAATGTAGTAAGCAATTAGCCTGCAGAAGTCTGTAACTTTTCTAGCTTTAGACCAGATCAAAAATATATAGCTCCAATAGATTTGTTTTGACACTAGTTAGGAACAATCATTCAATATATTGATTGAAGATATGTAGGAAAACTACCTTATATTCTACACTGTTAATTGCATAAAGTTCTTGAGTCTCTCACACTACAGTGTCAGAAGCCTCTTAATGCTTCAAATGAGCAATGCCAAACAGCAAAGTGTTCATCTTTAACCAGGCCAAATCAGCCTGGTTATTGCTCATTTGAACAGCAAACCACCTGTGCCAAGTCAGGCCAACCACCTGTAATATAGTATTAACCAGGACCAGTACGAACAAGCAAAACTAATGGGTTTTCGAAGAAATGAAGAGTGCTGGGTGCTgagaagaaggaagaatggaaaaaaagaacattgcTACAAACCCATCGATCACATAACTCAAACCTACTCCGCTTTCTAATATGGCAAACATATGTCAAAGTGAACAAAGCATACAATACCTGAGGGAGTGGAAGAACAACAAATAAGTCGAGTACAAAAAACCCACGAAGATAGCGCATAGCAATTTTCATAGGCTCATCAACCAAATCTCCAGTTCCCACTACTCTCGACTCCGGTGCTACATATGCTAGCCTGAACTGCAAAAGAGACTCAAATGTATGAGCATTTTTTTTGGCGGGGAACACTTAATGTATGACAGTATGAGCATGGTGCTTTTTCTTGGATTTGTAATATAAATACATCTTGGAATCTTAATATAACCAAAATGCCACATAGTTCATAAAATAGAGAAGTACTATCATGAAAAAGAAGAAACTAAACATGGAAGTAGATTTCCATATTTAACAGAAGGAAAACCTCTGCTGCAAAAATTACTACTTCATGGTAAACAACgtatggaaaaaaatataatagccTTGCATGCTAACTTTTAAGAGATTTCTTTAAAACTAAGGGCATGTGCAGTTTTTTGCCCAACAAGCCATGCCATAATGTACGTGCACCCAAAACCTGTGCAAATCCAAAAAGTGTGTATTTGGCCCATCATAGGAAATTAAAAGAATAAACCAATCATCTCACTTAAGAATACATTGGATCTGCATATTCATTTAATGGAAAAGGAAAAGTATAAATACAATAAattacatgttaatacatcACCTGAAGAAGCatgtgtaaaaaatatatggcgTCAGTCACACTTCTTCCAGCAGCTAATGCTATCGCGAAATTCCAGTTGAACACTATACACTTATAATCCTGCAccacaaaaaaacaaatatacagaaatacatatatgtactgtGGTTAAATTGGATCCATTCTCtgtaatataattttatatataaatagttGCAAGAATAGAAACAATTGAGATGAACTGTtatggttgattttttta from Oryza glaberrima chromosome 6, OglaRS2, whole genome shotgun sequence includes these protein-coding regions:
- the LOC127776840 gene encoding probable cyclic nucleotide-gated ion channel 20, chloroplastic; its protein translation is MSGQERDDVPMLELQRFPTRSVSMCIPVRDDIYEDSIISHSGPIFTPAPTQYTSVAIPSGNRDMLDKLPRPKVKSKPHVTPEEVGISNWPYDQHVPKNKHLMMYSEPLGLCDNPDCVDCPRACKNKRHFQRSLAPFDNKFHNILYGYGDRWKKKAGHYLSYIPIMKPHDKAVHRWNQFFVISCLLSIFNDPLFFFLLSVDKDYKCIVFNWNFAIALAAGRSVTDAIYFLHMLLQFRLAYVAPESRVVGTGDLVDEPMKIAMRYLRGFFVLDLFVVLPLPQVMILLVIPKYVGLSSANYAKNLLRATVLLQYVPRIIRFVPLLGGQSTNGFIFESAWSTFVINLLMFVLAGHVVGSCWYLFGLQRVNQCLRDSCAASNISKALCNNCTDCGITGINRNNWLNNSDLTGCFDTKTGNFPYGIYQQAVLLTTEPGLKRYIYSLFWGFQQISTLAGNLIPSYFVWEVIFTMAIIGLGLLLFALLVGSMQNFLQALGKRRLEMQLRRRDVEQWMSHRRLPEDLRRRVRSAERFSWVATRGVNEEELLSNLPEDIQRGIRRHFFGFLKKVRLFNLMDNATWDAICDKLRQNLYITGSDILYQGGPVEKMVFIVRGRLESISADGNKSPLQEGDVCGEELLSWYLEQSSVNRDGGKIKLHGMRLVAIRTVRCLTNVEAFVLRARDLEEVTSQFSRFLRNPLVLGTIRYESPYWKNLAANRIQVAWRYRKRRLKRAEMQRLQ